ACCGAAGCGGTTCAGGATCCAACCGAATATCGTTGCTTGGACGACGGCACCCGCAATCGACCCAAACGTGATGATCATGGCAATATCTTTAGGGGTGAACCCGAATTTATGATCCACAAACAGGCCGAACACCGTTTCATAATTGGCAAGCCCGAACGAGAGCACAAATACAATGATCAAACTTAGGAAGTACGGTTCCTTGAAAGATCGCACCAGCTGAACGGCCAGGCTCTCCTTCTTCCGTCCCAGCACGGTAGGTGCTTCCTGCTTGGCGGATGATTCCGGTAGCAGCAGCAGCGTTACCAGCGCGGCAATACCTCCCGCAACGGCCGCGGCGTAGAAAGGCACGCGAATGCCAAACTCGGCGATAAATCCTCCGATACCCGGTCCGATGATGAAGCCTGTCGTAATCGCAGCATTAATGAACCCCATGCCTCTGGCGCGTTCCTCATTCGAGGTCACGTCAGCCGTGTAGGCCATAACAGCGGGCATAATGAGTGCAGCGCCGATACCGCCCAGCATTCTTGAGGCAAACAGGAGCGGCGGTGTGCTGGCAGCTCCGAACAACCATTCCGATACGGCGAACACCATCATGCCGGAGATTATGATTTTTTTACGACCCATGGTGTCTGACAATCTTCCCGCAAGTGGGGAGAAT
This Paenibacillus sp. JZ16 DNA region includes the following protein-coding sequences:
- a CDS encoding MFS transporter, with the translated sequence MSLLMRNNGAILLLMFNIFLVFTGIGLVIPIMPTYMTELHISGSTVGMLVAAFSLTQLLFSPLAGRLSDTMGRKKIIISGMMVFAVSEWLFGAASTPPLLFASRMLGGIGAALIMPAVMAYTADVTSNEERARGMGFINAAITTGFIIGPGIGGFIAEFGIRVPFYAAAVAGGIAALVTLLLLPESSAKQEAPTVLGRKKESLAVQLVRSFKEPYFLSLIIVFVLSFGLANYETVFGLFVDHKFGFTPKDIAMIITFGSIAGAVVQATIFGWILNRFGEKRVITLSLLTAGICILLTLFVHKYWLIFLVTFLVFLSIDILRPAIGTQMSKLAKDQQGYVAGLNSAYTSLGNIAGPLVAGYLFDLDINFPYISASIVLILCFFLAMRAGRAWTATEAVMNER